One genomic region from Bombyx mori chromosome 6, ASM3026992v2 encodes:
- the LOC101736630 gene encoding AN1-type zinc finger protein 6 isoform X2 produces the protein MERESNPMEALCRSGCGFYGNPSTDGLCSVCFKEALKKKQQPPATTPSAVSAPFVASAPTPLSAAAPTVPSLPASPQPLADKLEEESAAGTSAATSDNDADDKDTKDKKKKNRCAVCRKKVGLTGFECRCGGLFCAVHRYSDKHECSFDYRELGAQEIRRNNPVVVSQKIHKI, from the exons ATGGAGCGTGAATCAAATCCTATGGAAGCGCTTTGCCGATCGGGCTGCGGTTTCTACGGCAATCCCTCCACAGACGGACTTTGCTCAGTTTGCTTTAAG GAAGCGTTAAAGAAGAAACAACAGCCTCCCGCGACGACGCCGTCGGCTGTGTCTGCTCCCTTCGTAGCGTCCGCACCCACGCCGCTGTCGGCCGCCGCGCCCACCGTGCCCAGCCTGCCCGCCTCGCCGCAGCCGCTTGCAGAC AAGTTAGAAGAGGAGAGCGCGGCCGGCACCAGCGCCGCCACGTCGGACAATGACGCCGATGACAAGGACACAAaggataaaaagaaaaagaacagATGCGCTGTTTGCCGCAAGAAGGTTGGACTAACGG GGTTCGAGTGTCGATGCGGCGGGTTGTTCTGCGCCGTGCACCGGTACAGCGACAAGCACGAGTGCTCGTTCGACTACCGAGAGCTCGGCGCGCAGGAGATCCGCCGCAACAACCCCGTCGTCGTCAGCCAGAAGATACACAAGATATGA
- the LOC101736630 gene encoding AN1-type zinc finger protein 6 isoform X1 — MENDPNKKESRGRRLFKKVIRRKSKSSDDGKNSKLERRNEESASIENKSGSEDINDSSSLRNVDGTKGVDPQKIKLDDKLELSRIRTDSVQEDVLRIQDDEETEEYSSKHVRPNTQTVTIKESTNQIQTRKTSLKRKLEEESAAGTSAATSDNDADDKDTKDKKKKNRCAVCRKKVGLTGFECRCGGLFCAVHRYSDKHECSFDYRELGAQEIRRNNPVVVSQKIHKI, encoded by the exons atgGAAAATGACCCTAACAAAAAAGAATCGAGGGGAAGAAGGCTATTCAAAAAAGTAATTCGTCGCAAAAGTAAATCCAGCGATGACGGTAAAAATTCTAAACTAGAACGAAGAAACGAAGAAAGTGcatcaattgaaaataaaagtgGCTCTGAAGATATCAATGACAGCTCTTCGCTCCGCAATGTAGATGGAACCAAAGGAGTAGATCCtcagaaaattaaattagatgACAAGTTGGAACTTTCACGAATCCGAACCGATTCCGTCCAAGAAGACGTGTTACGCATTCAAGATGATGAAGAAACCGAAGAGTACTCTTCAAAACATGTTCGACCCAATACGCAAACCGTTACTATAAAAGAATCTACAAACCAAATCCAAACAAGGAAAACAAGCTTGAAAAGG AAGTTAGAAGAGGAGAGCGCGGCCGGCACCAGCGCCGCCACGTCGGACAATGACGCCGATGACAAGGACACAAaggataaaaagaaaaagaacagATGCGCTGTTTGCCGCAAGAAGGTTGGACTAACGG GGTTCGAGTGTCGATGCGGCGGGTTGTTCTGCGCCGTGCACCGGTACAGCGACAAGCACGAGTGCTCGTTCGACTACCGAGAGCTCGGCGCGCAGGAGATCCGCCGCAACAACCCCGTCGTCGTCAGCCAGAAGATACACAAGATATGA